From Streptomyces sp. TLI_235, a single genomic window includes:
- a CDS encoding p-hydroxybenzoate 3-monooxygenase, whose protein sequence is MSGTAVPAESTEVVIAGAGPAGLVLGNLLLAAGVRCTVLERQSRAHVEQRARAGFLAANTVRVLTENGLADGLLKDGQQHDTCAFRTGAGEFLLNYGSLGRGEAHTVYPQQHLVRDLVAEFLARGGDLRFETPVTGITGLTTDRPEVTAQSPDGAAIRLRPRFVAGCDGRHGIARTAVPAEAARRYRRDHGVTWLALLAAAPQSMAAVAYAVHEDGFAGHMARTPGITRYYLQVPRGESPADWPDTRVWAELAHRMRADRHGPLHEGPILERRIVDMNSDVLDPIRYGRLFLVGDAAGLISPAAAKGANLAVMAAEILAEGLVPALRSGDEQRLARYSADCLPRIWRAQEFSHWMIDLLHGPAGTGDNAVFLRALQQARLESLRTSRRHQDHFAENYVGI, encoded by the coding sequence ATGTCCGGAACCGCCGTGCCCGCGGAGTCCACCGAGGTCGTCATCGCCGGAGCAGGCCCGGCCGGCCTGGTGCTGGGCAACCTGCTGCTGGCCGCAGGGGTGCGCTGCACCGTCCTGGAGCGGCAGAGCCGCGCCCATGTCGAACAGCGCGCCCGGGCCGGCTTCCTTGCCGCCAACACCGTCCGGGTGCTCACCGAGAACGGCCTCGCCGACGGCCTGCTCAAGGACGGGCAGCAGCACGACACCTGTGCCTTCCGCACCGGCGCGGGCGAATTCCTGCTGAACTACGGAAGCCTCGGCCGCGGCGAGGCGCACACCGTCTACCCGCAGCAGCACCTCGTCCGCGACCTGGTCGCCGAGTTCCTCGCCCGCGGCGGCGACCTGCGCTTCGAGACCCCGGTGACGGGCATCACCGGCCTCACCACCGACCGCCCCGAGGTCACCGCGCAGTCCCCGGACGGCGCAGCGATCCGCCTGCGCCCGCGGTTCGTCGCGGGCTGCGACGGCCGGCACGGCATCGCCCGCACCGCCGTCCCCGCCGAGGCGGCCCGCCGCTACCGCCGGGACCACGGCGTCACCTGGCTGGCCCTGCTCGCCGCCGCGCCGCAGAGCATGGCCGCCGTCGCCTACGCCGTCCACGAGGACGGCTTCGCCGGCCACATGGCCCGCACCCCCGGCATCACCCGCTACTACCTCCAGGTGCCGCGCGGCGAGTCCCCGGCCGACTGGCCGGACACCCGGGTCTGGGCCGAACTCGCCCACCGGATGCGCGCCGACCGGCACGGCCCGCTGCACGAGGGGCCGATCCTGGAACGCCGGATCGTCGACATGAACTCCGACGTCCTCGACCCGATCCGGTACGGCCGGCTGTTCCTGGTCGGCGACGCCGCAGGCCTGATCAGCCCGGCCGCCGCCAAGGGCGCCAACCTCGCCGTCATGGCGGCCGAGATCCTCGCCGAGGGCCTGGTCCCGGCCCTGCGAAGCGGCGACGAGCAGCGGCTCGCCCGCTACTCGGCCGACTGCCTGCCGCGGATATGGCGTGCGCAGGAGTTCTCGCACTGGATGATCGATCTGCTGCACGGGCCGGCCGGCACGGGGGACAACGCCGTCTTCCTCCGCGCCCTGCAACAGGCCCGGCTGGAGAGCCTGCGGACCTCCCGCCGCCACCAGGACCACTTCGCCGAGAACTACGTCGGCATCTGA
- a CDS encoding N-dimethylarginine dimethylaminohydrolase, with protein sequence MRSAQPRHYLMCRPSHFDVVYSINPWMDPGKPVDTALAVAQWEQLRQVYLDLGHTVDTVDPVPGLPDMVFAANGATVLDGRALVARFRDRERAEEAPAYRDRLLGLGLAEVHTAGFVNEGEGDYLLCRDLLLAGTGFRSDPRSHAEAQEFFGRPVIGLTLVDPRFYHLDTALAVLDDRTVAYYPEAFTAGSRAVLRRLFPDAVIASAEDAAVFGLNATSDGRHVVLPQNAASLAEQLRDRGFEPIGLDLSELLKAGGSVKCCTLELRTA encoded by the coding sequence ATGCGCTCCGCCCAGCCCCGGCACTACCTGATGTGCCGTCCCAGCCACTTCGACGTCGTCTACTCCATCAACCCGTGGATGGACCCGGGCAAGCCCGTCGACACCGCGCTCGCGGTCGCCCAGTGGGAGCAGCTCCGTCAGGTCTACCTGGACCTCGGGCACACCGTGGACACCGTCGACCCGGTGCCCGGCCTGCCGGACATGGTGTTCGCCGCCAACGGCGCCACCGTGCTGGACGGCCGCGCCCTGGTCGCGCGCTTCCGCGACCGGGAGCGCGCCGAGGAGGCCCCGGCCTACCGTGACCGGCTGCTCGGCCTCGGCCTCGCCGAGGTGCACACCGCCGGCTTCGTGAACGAGGGCGAGGGCGACTACCTGCTCTGCCGCGACCTGCTGCTGGCCGGCACCGGCTTCCGCAGCGACCCGCGATCGCACGCCGAGGCGCAGGAGTTCTTCGGCCGCCCGGTGATCGGGCTGACCCTGGTAGACCCGCGCTTCTACCACCTGGACACCGCCCTTGCGGTGCTGGACGACCGGACGGTCGCCTACTACCCGGAGGCGTTCACCGCCGGCAGCCGGGCGGTGCTGCGGCGGCTGTTCCCCGACGCGGTGATCGCCTCCGCCGAGGACGCCGCGGTCTTCGGCCTCAACGCGACCTCCGACGGCCGCCACGTCGTCCTGCCGCAGAACGCCGCCTCGCTCGCCGAACAGCTGCGCGACCGCGGCTTCGAGCCGATCGGTCTCGACCTGTCGGAGCTGCTGAAGGCCGGCGGCAGCGTCAAGTGCTGCACCCTGGAACTGCGGACGGCCTGA